The nucleotide window ATGCTAAGATGTTTAGTGGTGCTGTTACTTGGCATAGTGATAATGGTATTTTAAAGGATTCTTCTTTTGTTAATAACCAGGCAGGGGGTGGTGCTGGTGCTGTTAATTGGGTTGGTATTAATGGTGTTTTAAGTGATTGTTCTTTTGTTAATAACCATGCTGAGATGTTTGGTGGTGCTGTTAATTGGATTGGTGATTATGGTATTTTAAGTAGTTGTTCTTTTGCTAATAACACTGCTAATAAGTATGGTAATGGTATTTATTTGGAGACAAATACTGCTAATGTATCTGATTGTTCTTTTAGTATTTATCGTCCTAAAAATACAGCAGTAGTCACTATTAATAATCTAATCTACTATAAAGATAGTAATTATAGTGTTAATTACTATGAAAATGGTAATTTGATTAACCATGGTCATATAAATGATGATAATGTTTCTTTTTATAATTTAGACAATGGAAAACACAATATTCAAATTATTTACAATAAAGAGGGTAAGAATTTTACTAATTATATAAATATAACTGGTGATTCTTACTTAAATGCTAGTAATGTTTATATGTTCTATAATGATGGTACTAAATACACTTTGAAATTAACAGATCATAAAGGAAACCCTTTAATTAATCAAAATGTCCAAATAACTATTGCAAATGCAAAATACAATATAAAAACAGACAGCCTAGGATATGCAACACTAGTACTCAAACAAAAAGCTGGAAAATATAATATTATAGCTAAATTCGATGGTAATAGTGATTATAATCCGAGTAATGTTGTAAGTACTTTAAATATTTTAGATTCCCCTATAACAAAGAATAAAAACCCTAAGATCTATTTTGGTGGAAGATTTAAAGTGCAAATAATCAATGCAAATGGTAAACATGTTGGTGCTGGAAAACTAGTTAAATTCACAATAGCTGGAAAAACATACATCCAAAAAACAGATAAAAACGGGTATGCAAGCTTAAAAATAAAACTAAAACCAAAAACCTATACCATATCAACAAAATATGCTAATTTTATTAAAAAGAATAGGATTACTGTTAAACCTGTTTTAACTGCTAAAAGTATTGTAAAGAAAAAAGCAAAATCAATAAAATTCTATGCTAAGCTAGTAAACACTAAAGGAAAACCACAAGCTAAAAAGATGGTAAGATTTAAATTCAGAGGAAAAACATTTAAAATTAAAACCAATAAAAAAGGAATTGCAAAACTAAAAATTAAAAATCTTAAGAAAGGTAAATACAAGATTTACACACAATATGGTAAATCAAAAATAAAAAACACAATAAAAATCAAATAAAAAAAGATAAGCGGTAAAACCCTTATCTTTTTTAATTTTTTTTAAAGTTTTAAAATTAATCTCATTTTTTTTTAAATAATAATGACTTTATTTAAATCCTATTTTTTTCACTTGATACCCTACTTATTTTTAAAAGGCTTTAAAATTGTTTAAATTTCTTCATAGTTGAAATGCGATTTAAGCCTCTGAAAATAGTAAGTAGTAAATAATGTTTTTACTAAATAATTAGAATAAATATTGTTATATATTAAAAAACATCTATTTTTATCTTATTTTTCTCATTCATTAGAATTAAAGTACTTATTTAGTAAATAAAGAAACTAAATTTAAGTGTTTGCTAGTGTGGGGTTTATAGATTAATCCAAATTAATTAGAAGATAGGATTTCAAAAAGCCTTATTTTATAAATTTTTTATATTTTTTTTGCTGATTTTTCAAAACATTTATATATGATGTAATATAATTATTACATATGTAATATATTTTTTACAAAAGTAAAAAATTAATTACATATTTTTTATTCCTCCTTTGATTATTTTGTGCACATAATTTTCAAAATTAAAAAATCTTAATGAAGTGATTGAAATTTATTTTAATGTTTTATTTGTCAATTTAATGAAATGATTAAAAGTTATACTATTATCAAAGGTGATATTA belongs to Methanobrevibacter olleyae and includes:
- a CDS encoding Ig-like domain-containing protein, which encodes AKMFSGAVTWHSDNGILKDSSFVNNQAGGGAGAVNWVGINGVLSDCSFVNNHAEMFGGAVNWIGDYGILSSCSFANNTANKYGNGIYLETNTANVSDCSFSIYRPKNTAVVTINNLIYYKDSNYSVNYYENGNLINHGHINDDNVSFYNLDNGKHNIQIIYNKEGKNFTNYINITGDSYLNASNVYMFYNDGTKYTLKLTDHKGNPLINQNVQITIANAKYNIKTDSLGYATLVLKQKAGKYNIIAKFDGNSDYNPSNVVSTLNILDSPITKNKNPKIYFGGRFKVQIINANGKHVGAGKLVKFTIAGKTYIQKTDKNGYASLKIKLKPKTYTISTKYANFIKKNRITVKPVLTAKSIVKKKAKSIKFYAKLVNTKGKPQAKKMVRFKFRGKTFKIKTNKKGIAKLKIKNLKKGKYKIYTQYGKSKIKNTIKIK